GATGTTGGAGCCGCGCCTGGCGGGCATCCACCTGCGCTAATTCGAGCAGGCGCAGCTGCTCTTTCGGGTGTGCCTTCATAGTCCTATTCTGTCTCCCCTACCGGGGCTGTTCGATCTGCCACGACCAGGGGTCCGTGTTTTGCGTAGAAACCCGCACGTCAATTTCCGGATGTGCCTCGCGAACCCGCATCGCCGCGCCCTCGAGCCAGAGGAACTCGCTCGCGAAATGTGCCGTGTCGACGAGGGCGGGCTTGCCGCCATTGAGCCTGGCCTGCTCGCGGGCCTCGGAGGCCGGGTGGTGCCGCAGATCGCTCGTGAGGTAAACATCCGCGCCCGTCACGAGCGGGTGGCTCAAGAACGAATCGCCCGCTCCCGAACAGCACGCGACGCGCTGCACGAGCATGTCTGGGTCGCCGGCGACGCGCACCCCGCCCGCCGTGGCGGGGAAGAGCTCGGCGACGCGGTCAGCGAACTCGCGCAGCGTTACGGCCTCGGGCAACTCCCCCACGAGCCCGATCCCGCGCTCTGGCTGGTCAGCGAGCGGTTCGAAGGGGATGCGGTGCTCCGCGCCCTGGGGCACGCCCAGTAGGTCGAAGATCGTTCCGGTTGGCCCTGTCTCGACGACGTCCGCGTTCGTGTGCGCGGAATGCAGGGCACAGCCACCGCGGATGAGCCGTGCGAGGAGTGCGCCCTTGTAGCGGTCCTCGGCGATAGAGGTCACGCCGCGCAGGAGGAGCGGATGGTGCGTGAAGAGCAGCTGGGCACCCCAGCCGAGCGCCTCATCTACTGTCGCGGCCACCGGGTCGACGGCGAAAAGGATGCGTTCGACCGGCGCGTCCGGATCCCCCGACGCCGTGCCCACCGAGTCCCAGGACTCCGCGCCCCGCGTCGGGTAGAGCGACTCGATTGTCGATTGCACATCACGCAGCGTGGTCATGCAGCAACCCTACCGGTGACGAGCCGAGCGCCCGCGAAGTAGGCTGTGCTGATGGGTGCCGCGCCGGTTGACGTCCGAGCCCAGCCCGAATTACGCATCCGAAACGCATCCCAACTCGAAAGTATTGCCCTCGTGACTTCACCTCTCGAACAGGCCGCCGCTCGCATCGTCGAAATCCCGGACTACCCCGAGCCCGGGGTGATCTTTCGGGATGTCATGCCGCTGCTCAGTGACGCGGAGTGCCTCCGCACGGTGGTGACCGCGATGCTCGAGCCGTGGGGCGGCAAGTTTGACGTCGTGGCCGGAATCGAAGCTCGAGGCTTCCTTCTCGCGGGTGCGGCCGCGACGCTCGCGAATGTTGGGCTCGTGCCCATCCGCAAGGCAGGAAAACTCCCGCGACCCGCCGCATCCGTGACCTACACGCTCGAGTACGGCACCGCCGAGATCGAGATTCAGGACGATATTGCCCCCGGCACGCGCGTGCTGCTGATGGATGACGTGCTCGCGACGGGCGGTACGCTCGGCGCCGCGGTCGAACTCGTGCGGAAGATCGGGGCCGAACCGATCGGATCGACCGTGCTCATGGAGCTCACGGAGCTTGGTGGGCGGGCGGTCGTGGGCGACGCGCATGACGTGCGCAGCCTGTTCGTGAATTAATCTGCGACTCGCCCGAACTCTCCGAGAGTTGTGACGTCGTTTCAATGCAACAGGCATACACTTTCGACACGTAAGAGCGAAAGGAATCGCCTGATGGGAATTCAAGAACGCAAAGCAGCTATTGAATTGCTGGCACAGATCATCGTCGATATTGACGAGCGACTGAAGCGCCACACGATGGCGGAGGAAAAGGGCACTCCGACGACCTCGACGCGTTTGTCGCACGATCTCGTGGTGATGCGCGATCGCATCACGATGGTTACGGGCGAGCTCCTCGAGCCGGCTACGTCGGCGCACATCAGCCGAGTCCTCGATCGCATCACGCGACCCCGGTATGAGGACTTCCCCCACCATTACAAAGAGCTAGACGATCTGAAGAAGAAGCTGGAACTGATCGTGAGCTATCTGCGGGTTATTTCGAACCGCAAGGAGTTCGAAGGGCTCTGATTCAGCGTGAAGGTTCTCGTCTCGTCACTCAATCCAGTTTGGGCGACGAGACGAGTTGCTTTCCGTAGTCAGGGTTGCTTTCCGTAGTCGAGGCAACCGGACCAGGGTGACGTGATTCCGCGACGTCGAATCCTCGCAGCGAGTCGTATCGTCGGGGCATTAGAGTCGTCGAGGGACCTGAGCGTTCGAGGGAACTGAGGCATCGAGTGACCTGGGCGATCGAGGCAACTGGGAGCCGAGAAATGATCGAGGGAAAAATTGCGCTGGTAACCGGTGCGGCATCGGGAATCGGTCGGGCGATCGCACGCAACTTGCACGCA
This DNA window, taken from Gulosibacter molinativorax, encodes the following:
- a CDS encoding adenine phosphoribosyltransferase, which translates into the protein MTSPLEQAAARIVEIPDYPEPGVIFRDVMPLLSDAECLRTVVTAMLEPWGGKFDVVAGIEARGFLLAGAAATLANVGLVPIRKAGKLPRPAASVTYTLEYGTAEIEIQDDIAPGTRVLLMDDVLATGGTLGAAVELVRKIGAEPIGSTVLMELTELGGRAVVGDAHDVRSLFVN
- a CDS encoding Nif3-like dinuclear metal center hexameric protein codes for the protein MTTLRDVQSTIESLYPTRGAESWDSVGTASGDPDAPVERILFAVDPVAATVDEALGWGAQLLFTHHPLLLRGVTSIAEDRYKGALLARLIRGGCALHSAHTNADVVETGPTGTIFDLLGVPQGAEHRIPFEPLADQPERGIGLVGELPEAVTLREFADRVAELFPATAGGVRVAGDPDMLVQRVACCSGAGDSFLSHPLVTGADVYLTSDLRHHPASEAREQARLNGGKPALVDTAHFASEFLWLEGAAMRVREAHPEIDVRVSTQNTDPWSWQIEQPR